The following are encoded together in the Pedobacter steynii genome:
- a CDS encoding RNA polymerase sigma factor, giving the protein MKQVEDSEILEKFSNEKTRHEAFNLLLHKYQQKIYWHIRRLVIDHDDSDDLVQETFVKVWKNLDKFRSDSKLYTWVYRIATNESITFLNKKKQRNNTPLDEVSDELAETLVASSYFNGDKIQMKLQQALLTLPEKQRLIFNMKYFDDLKYEEIAEITGTSVGALKASFHIAVKKVEVFMLNDDITF; this is encoded by the coding sequence ATGAAGCAGGTTGAAGATTCAGAAATTCTGGAGAAATTTTCCAACGAAAAAACCCGGCATGAAGCCTTTAACCTGCTTCTTCATAAATACCAGCAAAAAATCTATTGGCATATCCGCCGCCTGGTAATTGATCACGACGACAGTGATGATCTGGTTCAGGAAACCTTCGTCAAGGTCTGGAAAAACCTGGATAAGTTCCGCAGCGATTCAAAATTATATACCTGGGTCTACCGGATTGCGACCAATGAATCCATCACCTTCCTCAACAAAAAGAAACAACGTAACAATACCCCACTGGATGAAGTTTCAGATGAACTCGCGGAAACCCTGGTTGCATCTTCTTATTTCAATGGCGATAAAATTCAGATGAAATTGCAGCAGGCTTTGCTGACCTTACCTGAAAAACAACGCCTGATCTTTAACATGAAGTATTTTGACGACCTTAAATATGAAGAAATCGCAGAGATCACCGGAACCAGCGTAGGAGCACTTAAAGCCTCTTTTCATATAGCAGTAAAAAAAGTTGAAGTTTTTATGCTAAATGATGACATCACCTTTTAA
- a CDS encoding sugar MFS transporter, protein MTNQTQKSVISPIVTIGALFFIFGFVTWANSTLIPFLKIACGLKTDFEAFLVTFASYIAYFFLALPSSWILRKLGFKNGIIIGLLILAFGSLIFIPAANTRSFGLFLTGIFIQGAALSLLQTASNPYISIIGPIESAAKRISIMGLCNKFAGLIVPIIMGTIFLKNASVIETKIADAATTVMEREALLQEVLGRVHTPYIVLAIVFSAFALFIKYSNLPEVDVDKEEALADNEVRVSKTSIFQFPHLFLGAFCIFVYVAAEVMAGDIIGVYGKSLGISADISKYFTTLTLASMLVGYVVGIIVIPKYITQQAALKICAILGVAFITAAYLTTGYTSVVFVGLLGLANSLMWPAIFPLGIKDLGRFTKTGSAIMIMGIAGGAIWPLIYGYLKDYAHMHFQLAFFVSVLPCYLYIWFFAAYGHKIRTKA, encoded by the coding sequence ATGACAAACCAAACACAAAAATCTGTAATTTCTCCCATTGTAACGATAGGGGCTTTATTCTTCATTTTTGGCTTTGTAACCTGGGCCAATAGTACCTTAATACCCTTTCTAAAAATAGCATGTGGTCTTAAGACCGATTTCGAAGCTTTCCTGGTGACGTTCGCATCTTATATTGCTTATTTTTTCCTGGCTCTTCCTTCGTCCTGGATTTTAAGAAAACTGGGTTTTAAGAATGGAATTATTATAGGCCTACTTATTCTGGCTTTTGGCTCGCTGATTTTTATTCCTGCAGCAAATACCAGGAGCTTTGGTTTGTTCTTAACCGGTATTTTCATTCAGGGTGCGGCATTATCGTTATTACAAACGGCTTCCAATCCTTATATCAGTATCATTGGCCCAATTGAGAGTGCAGCCAAAAGGATCAGTATCATGGGGCTTTGCAACAAGTTTGCCGGTCTGATTGTCCCGATTATTATGGGAACTATTTTCCTTAAAAATGCCTCTGTTATTGAAACAAAAATCGCTGATGCGGCGACCACAGTGATGGAACGGGAAGCTTTATTGCAAGAAGTGTTGGGCCGTGTTCATACCCCATATATTGTATTGGCGATCGTTTTTTCTGCTTTTGCTTTATTTATTAAATATTCAAACCTTCCGGAGGTGGATGTGGATAAAGAGGAAGCTCTGGCCGATAATGAGGTTAGGGTATCTAAAACTTCCATTTTTCAGTTCCCACATCTTTTTCTGGGTGCCTTCTGTATCTTTGTTTATGTCGCTGCGGAGGTAATGGCGGGAGATATTATCGGAGTTTATGGTAAATCTCTTGGAATTAGTGCTGACATCAGTAAATACTTCACTACACTTACCCTTGCCAGTATGTTGGTGGGTTATGTGGTCGGAATTATTGTGATCCCAAAATACATTACACAGCAGGCTGCTTTAAAGATCTGTGCGATCTTAGGGGTGGCTTTTATCACTGCGGCTTACTTAACTACCGGCTATACTTCCGTTGTATTTGTGGGCTTGCTTGGTCTTGCGAATTCACTGATGTGGCCTGCTATTTTTCCTTTGGGAATCAAAGATCTGGGTAGATTTACAAAAACAGGATCTGCGATCATGATCATGGGTATTGCCGGTGGAGCGATCTGGCCACTTATTTATGGTTATCTGAAAGATTATGCACATATGCACTTCCAGCTGGCATTCTTTGTCAGCGTGCTGCCATGTTACCTGTACATCTGGTTCTTTGCCGCATACGGGCATAAAATCCGAACTAAAGCATAA
- a CDS encoding transketolase family protein encodes MKKYTYTEKKDTRSGFGAGLLEAGQKNPEVVALCADLVGSLKMDAFIKEFPERFFQIGIAEANMIGIAAGLTIGGKIPFTGTFANFSTGRVYDQIRQSVAYSNKNVKICASHAGLTLGEDGATHQILEDIGLMKMLPGMTVINTCDYNQTKAATIAIAEFEGPVYLRFGRPVIPVFTDPDQKFEIGKAWMVNEGTDVTIVATGHMVWKAIEAGEKLAEMGIDAEIINIHTIKPLDEEAILKSIKKTGCVVTAEEHNKFGGLGESVARLLSTELPSPQEFVAVNDSFGESGTPDQLMTKYGLDTINIIEAVQKVMKRANK; translated from the coding sequence ATGAAAAAGTACACATATACTGAAAAGAAAGATACCCGTTCCGGTTTTGGAGCAGGATTACTTGAAGCCGGACAAAAGAACCCTGAAGTGGTGGCACTTTGTGCTGACTTAGTGGGATCTTTGAAAATGGATGCCTTTATTAAAGAATTTCCGGAACGCTTTTTCCAGATCGGCATCGCTGAAGCAAATATGATCGGCATCGCTGCAGGTCTGACTATCGGAGGAAAAATCCCTTTTACCGGGACCTTCGCGAACTTCTCTACAGGGAGGGTTTATGACCAGATCAGACAGTCTGTTGCTTATTCCAATAAAAATGTAAAAATCTGTGCTTCTCACGCCGGATTAACTTTAGGTGAAGATGGGGCAACTCACCAGATCCTGGAAGATATAGGTTTGATGAAAATGCTTCCGGGTATGACAGTAATCAACACCTGCGATTATAACCAGACTAAAGCCGCAACTATTGCAATCGCTGAATTTGAAGGCCCTGTTTATCTGCGCTTTGGCCGTCCGGTAATTCCTGTATTTACAGATCCAGACCAAAAATTTGAGATTGGTAAAGCATGGATGGTAAACGAAGGTACTGATGTAACCATCGTTGCAACCGGACACATGGTATGGAAAGCAATCGAAGCCGGAGAGAAATTAGCAGAAATGGGCATTGATGCAGAAATTATCAATATCCACACCATTAAACCTTTGGACGAAGAAGCGATCTTAAAATCAATTAAGAAAACCGGCTGTGTAGTTACTGCCGAAGAACACAATAAGTTTGGTGGTCTTGGAGAAAGTGTAGCAAGGTTACTTTCTACAGAGCTTCCTTCACCACAGGAATTTGTTGCAGTAAATGACAGTTTCGGAGAAAGCGGAACTCCTGATCAGTTGATGACTAAATATGGTTTAGATACCATAAACATCATCGAAGCTGTTCAGAAAGTAATGAAAAGAGCAAACAAATAA
- a CDS encoding aspartate aminotransferase family protein, producing MLTQRQLFLQHNAQTTLEPLLLEFTRASGMYLYDTTGKKHMDLIAGIGVSNVGHCHPAVVRAVQEQVETYMHIMVYGEFVQSPQVNFAKALADVLPEQLNCTYFVNSGAEAVEGAMKLAKRYTGKSEIISCYHSYHGSTQGALSLMGNEEFKQAYRPLLPEVRFIHYNVLADLDKITDKTAAVFVETVQGEAGIRIADKAYFEALRSKCNETGTLLVFDEIQCGFGRTGKLFGFEHYGITPDILLLAKGIGGGMPIGAFISSTAIMRALATNPILGHLTTFGGHPVSCAAGLATLQTILNENIVDGVEEKGELFKKLLVHPAIKEVRGKGLMMAIEFENFEVNKKIIDACIVDGVISDWFLHCSNSMRVAPPLIITEEEIHDACEVILKNVEAIAGKR from the coding sequence ATGCTTACACAACGTCAATTATTTCTTCAACATAACGCCCAAACTACATTAGAACCACTTCTTTTAGAATTTACCAGAGCCAGCGGCATGTATCTTTATGATACAACCGGTAAAAAACACATGGATCTGATTGCCGGTATTGGGGTAAGCAATGTTGGCCATTGCCATCCTGCAGTAGTCAGGGCGGTGCAAGAACAGGTGGAAACCTATATGCATATAATGGTGTATGGTGAATTTGTTCAAAGCCCACAGGTGAATTTCGCAAAAGCACTCGCTGATGTACTTCCGGAGCAACTCAATTGCACTTATTTCGTAAACTCCGGTGCTGAAGCAGTAGAAGGTGCCATGAAACTGGCCAAAAGATATACCGGAAAATCAGAGATCATTTCCTGTTATCACTCTTACCATGGAAGCACACAAGGTGCCCTCAGCTTAATGGGCAACGAGGAATTCAAACAGGCTTACAGACCCCTCCTTCCCGAGGTCCGCTTTATCCACTATAATGTGTTGGCAGACCTGGATAAAATCACAGATAAAACAGCTGCTGTGTTTGTCGAAACGGTACAAGGTGAAGCAGGAATAAGAATTGCAGATAAAGCCTATTTTGAAGCCCTCAGAAGCAAATGTAATGAAACCGGCACCTTACTGGTCTTCGATGAGATCCAATGCGGTTTCGGACGTACCGGAAAGCTTTTCGGTTTCGAACATTATGGAATTACTCCCGATATTTTATTATTAGCCAAAGGAATAGGCGGTGGCATGCCTATTGGTGCCTTTATCAGTTCTACAGCGATCATGAGGGCCCTGGCTACCAATCCTATTTTAGGTCATCTGACTACTTTTGGTGGTCATCCCGTAAGCTGTGCTGCAGGATTGGCGACACTTCAAACCATACTTAATGAAAATATTGTTGACGGAGTAGAGGAAAAAGGCGAGCTTTTCAAAAAATTACTGGTTCATCCCGCCATTAAAGAGGTACGTGGAAAAGGCCTGATGATGGCTATAGAATTTGAAAACTTTGAGGTCAACAAGAAGATCATTGATGCCTGTATTGTGGATGGCGTAATTAGCGACTGGTTTTTGCACTGCAGCAATTCAATGCGCGTAGCCCCTCCTCTGATCATTACAGAAGAAGAGATTCATGATGCCTGTGAGGTCATTCTAAAGAATGTAGAAGCAATAGCAGGAAAGCGCTAA
- the bcp gene encoding thioredoxin-dependent thiol peroxidase: protein MSDLKEGQAAPDFTATDQNGNTISLNQFKGKKVVLYFYPKDDTPGCTAEACDFRDNYQGLIAQGIVVLGVSVDDEKSHQKFATKHSLPFTLIADTDKKIVEAYGVWGEKNMYGKKYMGTNRKTFLIDEEGNISHIINKVDTKNSTAQVLELLK from the coding sequence ATGAGTGACTTAAAAGAAGGTCAGGCAGCTCCTGATTTTACTGCAACAGATCAGAATGGGAACACAATTTCTTTAAACCAGTTTAAAGGAAAAAAAGTAGTCCTTTATTTCTATCCTAAAGATGATACTCCGGGATGTACAGCTGAAGCCTGCGACTTCAGAGATAACTATCAGGGATTAATTGCACAGGGAATTGTGGTGTTGGGCGTTAGCGTAGATGATGAGAAATCTCACCAGAAATTCGCAACAAAACATAGTCTTCCTTTTACCCTTATTGCAGACACGGATAAAAAGATTGTCGAGGCTTATGGAGTATGGGGAGAAAAGAACATGTATGGTAAGAAATATATGGGCACAAACCGGAAAACCTTCCTGATTGATGAAGAAGGAAACATCTCACACATCATCAACAAAGTGGACACTAAAAATTCCACGGCTCAGGTGCTGGAATTGTTAAAATAG
- a CDS encoding M23 family metallopeptidase yields the protein MIKAKFLFLSLVFLTGLAQAQQIFSNNKYPLVDFRSPLDIVPPALAGSFGELRPNHFHSGMDYRTNQREGYPVYAIADGYISRLRVQNSGFGLALYINHPNGYTSVYGHLQRFNPKITQQVKTIQYQKKSYEIDEFPNSLQIPVRKGDVIAYTGNTGSSGGPHLHFEIRDTKTEATINPQLFGFDIPDNIPPVIYSMYVYRLNKKTFNEFTPKQYFQVVGGAGNYKLNKVNTINLSGEAGFGIITTDKHNGASGTNGVYSIELELDGKIVFTSSLEKFKFENSKAINAHIDYPTFINTRKSIQKSFVDPGNPLTIYNNLVNNGRIDFSDGKLHQLRYIITDSKGNKSILPFNVQADNKSIISTPEQAPGTLYSYANQNEFNNAEVKVIFPKGTLYNDLNFHYKILPRPAANAYSAVHQIHNNLTPLHTGFEIWIKADSSLSKYKEKALIVNTGRSSQGGYFENGYVKAKPRNFGAFFIAIDTLPPTLTPINISDGKNMAGISKMSFKLRDNLSGVKSFNGFVDGKWILMEFDTKSASLWHTFDDRTAPGKHTLEVIVTDMKDNNRNYSITFYK from the coding sequence ATGATAAAAGCAAAATTTCTATTTCTTTCGCTGGTCTTTTTAACCGGCCTTGCTCAGGCTCAGCAAATATTCAGCAATAATAAATACCCTCTTGTAGATTTCAGGTCTCCGCTTGATATTGTCCCACCGGCCCTTGCCGGTTCTTTTGGAGAACTCAGGCCTAACCATTTCCATTCCGGAATGGATTATCGTACCAATCAGCGGGAAGGATATCCTGTATATGCGATCGCAGACGGCTATATCTCCCGTCTAAGAGTGCAAAACAGTGGGTTCGGACTGGCATTATACATCAATCATCCAAATGGTTATACCTCAGTATACGGACATTTGCAACGCTTCAATCCTAAAATTACACAACAGGTAAAGACGATACAATACCAAAAGAAGTCTTATGAAATTGACGAATTCCCAAATTCCCTGCAGATTCCGGTCCGTAAAGGAGACGTGATTGCCTATACCGGCAATACAGGTAGTTCAGGAGGCCCACATTTACACTTTGAAATAAGAGATACCAAGACGGAAGCTACGATCAACCCTCAGTTGTTTGGCTTTGATATCCCGGACAATATTCCACCGGTAATTTATTCCATGTATGTTTATCGCCTGAACAAAAAGACTTTTAACGAATTTACACCTAAGCAATACTTCCAGGTAGTTGGTGGGGCAGGTAACTATAAACTCAACAAGGTAAACACCATCAACCTGAGTGGCGAGGCTGGCTTCGGCATCATCACAACAGACAAGCATAATGGTGCTTCCGGAACCAATGGTGTTTACTCGATAGAGTTAGAACTGGATGGGAAAATAGTATTCACCTCTTCTCTAGAAAAGTTTAAGTTTGAGAACAGTAAAGCCATTAATGCTCATATTGATTACCCGACATTTATCAACACCAGGAAAAGCATCCAAAAGAGTTTTGTTGATCCGGGAAATCCCTTAACCATATATAATAACCTTGTTAATAATGGAAGAATTGATTTTTCTGATGGCAAATTACACCAGCTGAGGTACATCATTACTGATTCAAAAGGCAATAAGAGCATACTTCCCTTTAATGTTCAGGCAGATAATAAGTCTATTATCAGTACTCCTGAACAAGCACCTGGAACACTTTATTCCTATGCGAATCAGAATGAATTCAACAATGCAGAAGTCAAGGTGATTTTCCCAAAAGGAACCCTTTATAATGACCTCAATTTCCATTACAAAATTTTACCCAGGCCAGCAGCTAACGCCTATTCTGCGGTTCATCAGATTCACAATAATCTTACCCCTTTACATACTGGTTTCGAAATCTGGATTAAAGCAGACAGCAGTCTGAGTAAGTATAAAGAAAAAGCATTGATTGTAAATACAGGAAGATCTTCGCAGGGCGGTTACTTCGAAAACGGATATGTAAAAGCGAAACCCCGGAATTTTGGAGCTTTCTTTATCGCAATAGATACGCTCCCTCCCACACTTACGCCAATTAACATCAGTGATGGAAAGAATATGGCCGGAATCAGTAAGATGTCCTTTAAATTAAGAGACAATCTTTCTGGCGTCAAAAGCTTTAATGGTTTCGTTGATGGTAAGTGGATTTTAATGGAATTTGATACCAAATCGGCAAGCTTATGGCATACCTTCGACGACAGGACTGCTCCGGGAAAACATACGCTGGAGGTAATTGTTACTGATATGAAAGACAACAACAGGAATTATTCAATCACGTTTTATAAATAG
- a CDS encoding T9SS type A sorting domain-containing protein has translation MNRKLRIALLLNILCILCMSVFCSLNVFAQRPDSAISNVRAKKIYKTPQIKANVPTYKPRSTFGYVPYNDITNAKVAANIKQDKILSVLKVYPNPVSDQINLILRLDRESNLSVKIMDLLGNEVVTLSNERISSGEQTKSYTIPNRLNSGIYFLKIVSGSETIVKRISVL, from the coding sequence ATGAATAGAAAACTACGAATAGCGCTGCTCTTAAACATTTTATGCATATTATGCATGAGTGTCTTCTGTAGCCTTAATGTTTTCGCTCAGCGACCGGATAGTGCCATCTCCAATGTAAGGGCAAAAAAGATCTACAAAACACCTCAGATTAAAGCCAACGTACCTACTTATAAGCCAAGGTCAACTTTTGGATATGTTCCTTATAACGATATCACCAATGCAAAAGTTGCTGCAAATATCAAACAGGATAAAATTCTGAGTGTGCTTAAAGTATACCCGAACCCGGTAAGTGATCAAATTAATCTGATTCTGAGGTTAGACCGGGAATCCAATCTTTCTGTTAAAATAATGGACCTTTTGGGTAATGAAGTGGTTACGCTCTCCAATGAACGGATCTCTTCCGGTGAGCAAACAAAAAGTTACACCATTCCTAACCGCTTAAATAGTGGTATTTACTTCTTAAAAATCGTTTCAGGATCTGAAACGATTGTAAAAAGGATATCCGTTCTCTAA
- a CDS encoding response regulator — protein MIIGYGILLFSDKGPGTTGLALLTGGLCLMLFFILVKRIKHSFEMSCPIPEGQVSSLQELNEALERKEFSLQLAEQKIIKEREKRQASEKAKQIFLVNISHEIRTPMNGILGFAKFLEESLIDEDQRESLQMIIKSADQLMAILNDILDFSRLESGDINFVLQPFVLKDTVHSIYRLMEPVADLKGLRFTYEIPENMPEVLSGDAVRLGQILLNLTSNAIKFTDSGEIRISLELVEELKDAVTIEFRVSDTGIGIPADKHQKVFDFFEQVTNDTSRRYAGTGLGLSIVKRLVELQGGLVFLNSIVGTGSDFYFRLPFGKVSPRVSQETQELQSNLLETQVETGKGVRILVVEDNPINQLLVIKLLERRGYDTTVAENGRIALAAYENKDFDIILMDLQMPELDGYETTRVIREMEGEKGAIPIVAMTAHTIKGELEKCANIGMNDYISKPFDSSELYQKIEILVGSTAGGL, from the coding sequence ATGATTATCGGTTACGGAATTCTGCTCTTTTCAGATAAAGGACCGGGAACGACTGGTTTAGCGTTACTTACTGGTGGTCTGTGTCTGATGTTATTTTTTATTTTAGTAAAACGTATTAAGCATTCTTTTGAAATGTCCTGCCCCATTCCGGAAGGACAGGTGTCCTCTTTGCAGGAGCTAAATGAAGCATTGGAACGTAAGGAATTTTCTTTGCAGCTTGCAGAACAAAAGATCATTAAAGAACGGGAAAAAAGACAAGCTTCTGAGAAAGCCAAACAAATTTTTCTGGTGAACATCAGTCATGAAATCCGGACTCCGATGAATGGAATTCTGGGTTTTGCCAAGTTCCTGGAAGAATCACTTATTGATGAGGACCAAAGGGAGTCCCTTCAGATGATCATTAAGTCAGCTGACCAGTTGATGGCTATCCTGAATGATATTCTCGACTTTTCCAGATTAGAATCCGGAGACATCAATTTCGTCCTGCAACCATTTGTGCTTAAGGATACGGTACATTCCATCTATAGACTAATGGAGCCTGTTGCCGACCTTAAAGGACTTAGGTTTACTTATGAAATTCCGGAAAATATGCCGGAGGTACTTAGTGGGGATGCCGTCCGTCTGGGACAAATCCTGCTGAATCTTACTTCCAATGCGATAAAATTTACCGATTCTGGGGAGATCAGGATCTCGTTGGAGCTGGTAGAAGAGCTGAAAGATGCAGTCACCATTGAATTCCGGGTAAGTGACACAGGAATAGGGATTCCTGCTGATAAACATCAAAAAGTATTCGATTTCTTTGAGCAGGTCACCAATGATACTTCCAGGAGATATGCGGGAACGGGTCTTGGGCTGAGTATTGTAAAGCGCCTGGTTGAGTTGCAGGGAGGATTGGTGTTTTTAAATAGCATTGTCGGGACAGGTTCTGATTTTTATTTCCGCCTGCCTTTCGGTAAGGTAAGTCCTCGGGTTAGCCAGGAAACGCAGGAGCTGCAATCAAATCTTCTGGAAACTCAGGTTGAAACGGGTAAAGGAGTCCGGATCCTGGTTGTAGAAGACAATCCTATTAACCAGTTGCTGGTTATTAAATTGCTGGAAAGGAGAGGCTATGATACTACTGTTGCAGAGAATGGGAGAATTGCCCTGGCGGCCTATGAAAATAAAGATTTTGACATCATTTTAATGGACCTTCAAATGCCTGAGCTGGATGGTTATGAAACCACGCGCGTTATCCGGGAAATGGAGGGTGAAAAGGGGGCGATCCCTATTGTAGCCATGACTGCACATACGATAAAAGGAGAGTTGGAAAAGTGTGCAAACATTGGAATGAACGATTATATTTCCAAGCCTTTCGATTCCTCAGAATTGTATCAAAAGATAGAGATACTGGTAGGAAGTACGGCAGGAGGGCTATAA
- a CDS encoding fumarylacetoacetate hydrolase family protein — MKIIAIGRNYVAHAKELNNPVPGSPVIFLKPDTAALKDNKPFYIPDFSSDIHYELEVVLKICKEGKHISEKFAPNYYEEMGLGIDFTARDIQAIHKEKGLPWELAKAFDHSAAFSNFIPKTEIEDIYNLPFELQINGESRQNGNTKNMIFSFEHIISFVSKYITLKKGDLIFTGTPEGVGQVHQGDKLEAWMAGQQLLNFDIK, encoded by the coding sequence ATGAAGATAATTGCCATTGGCCGCAACTATGTCGCGCATGCCAAAGAATTAAATAATCCCGTTCCGGGAAGCCCGGTTATATTTCTTAAACCTGATACCGCAGCACTGAAAGACAATAAGCCTTTTTATATTCCTGATTTTTCATCCGACATTCATTATGAATTGGAGGTGGTACTAAAAATCTGCAAAGAAGGAAAACACATCTCGGAAAAATTTGCTCCAAATTATTATGAGGAGATGGGACTTGGTATCGATTTTACAGCAAGAGATATTCAGGCCATCCATAAGGAAAAAGGCTTACCCTGGGAACTTGCCAAAGCATTTGACCATAGCGCAGCTTTTAGCAATTTTATACCAAAAACGGAGATAGAGGACATCTACAACCTTCCCTTTGAACTTCAGATCAATGGGGAATCCAGACAAAACGGAAATACGAAAAACATGATCTTCTCTTTTGAACACATCATCTCCTTTGTATCAAAATACATTACCCTTAAAAAAGGCGACCTGATTTTTACCGGAACTCCGGAAGGTGTGGGCCAGGTGCATCAGGGCGACAAACTGGAGGCCTGGATGGCCGGACAGCAATTACTAAATTTCGATATAAAATAG
- a CDS encoding transketolase, giving the protein MNQQPQLMKHTINELEDIASQVRRDIVRMVHGCQSGHPGGSLGCADFMTALYFDVMNYSTDFKMDGIGEDLFFLSNGHISPVFYSVLARAGYFEVSELATFRKLNSRLQGHPTTHEHLPGIRIASGSLGQGMSVAIGAAQAKKLNKDKSIVYSLHGDGELQEGQNWEAIMYAPFNKVDNLISTIDYNGQQIDGPTEKVLSLESLQAKFEAFGWHVITSNGNDMDDIVKALHYAKSLTGKGKPILNLMSTIMGNGVDFMMGSHKWHGVAPNDEQLATALAQLNTTLKDY; this is encoded by the coding sequence ATTAATCAACAACCCCAATTAATGAAACATACAATCAATGAATTAGAAGATATCGCCTCTCAAGTAAGAAGAGATATTGTTAGAATGGTGCACGGTTGCCAGTCAGGCCACCCGGGAGGATCATTAGGATGTGCAGACTTCATGACTGCCCTATATTTTGACGTCATGAACTACTCTACTGATTTTAAAATGGACGGAATCGGAGAAGACTTATTTTTCCTTTCTAACGGACACATTTCACCGGTTTTCTATAGTGTACTTGCCAGAGCAGGTTACTTTGAGGTTAGCGAATTGGCCACCTTCAGAAAATTGAATTCAAGATTACAGGGACACCCAACTACCCATGAACACCTTCCAGGAATCAGAATTGCTTCAGGATCATTGGGTCAGGGTATGTCGGTAGCAATTGGGGCTGCACAAGCTAAAAAACTGAATAAAGATAAATCCATTGTATATTCTTTACATGGAGATGGTGAGTTACAGGAAGGCCAGAATTGGGAAGCCATCATGTATGCGCCATTTAATAAAGTAGACAACCTGATTTCTACCATTGATTATAATGGTCAGCAGATTGATGGTCCTACAGAAAAAGTACTTTCATTGGAAAGTCTTCAAGCTAAATTTGAAGCTTTCGGATGGCATGTAATTACTTCTAATGGTAATGATATGGACGATATCGTTAAAGCTTTGCACTATGCTAAATCTTTAACCGGTAAAGGCAAACCAATTTTAAACTTAATGAGTACAATCATGGGTAATGGTGTGGATTTCATGATGGGATCTCACAAATGGCATGGGGTTGCTCCAAATGATGAGCAGCTTGCAACAGCCTTAGCACAATTAAACACGACCCTAAAAGACTATTAA